GATTGAAGCATTTCAATTTTAAATTTCCTATTACATCTATAATACTAACACTTTACTTTTCAAAGTTTTCAGTCCGGCCATCTGCATCTGTGAGTTTGATGGTGCTTCCGACTGGGCCATTGATACAAACCAAACAGGAAGGCTGGAGGAGAAAATTGTAACTGTTGAAAGGCAATGTGAGGTCATAAGAAACATATGTGATTTTGCAAAGAGCTGTGAGTTGATCAAAGCGTAGATAATGAAATGGTTGACGGAGAAAGTCCTATCCGACATACCTTGACACCAGCTCTGGTGGCAATTCTAAGGCTTAGGTAGACCCCAAAGGAGAGACCTACAATCCCAATTCTGTCGGCAACGACCTGACGATGATCTTGAAGTAAGTGGTATGCTGACTGTCCAAACAGATATTTCAAAGGGATGATAAAATAATCAAGGTAAATGGTTAATGGTAAAGTTATTCCAAAGTGAGTATAGTGTACTTAACAAAAAACTGGAAATGAAGCGTCGTCTCCTACTTTGAAATATGGATCGCCAACATTGACACGATTGTGAGGAGCAGGCAAATCTTTATGCCCTAAGTAGGCAAGAGAGAAGCTAGCATAGCCCTTGGATGCAAAAAGGGCGGAGCGGTACTCCACCAGTCCTCCACCCATTCCCCAAAGGTCCAACACAGCTGGAAAAGGGCCTGGGCCTGCAAGAAATCAGTAAAGTAGGTTGTGTTCAGTCAAAAACTGTCTTTAAAAAATGTGAGTGAATTCATTAAAAATTGTGCTCACCAGGCGGTAAAAACAACGTCCCCACAACTCCATCCTGGCGGATCTCTGTTCTCCGTACGCCTGGTGCCATGTACCAGCGCTCAGTAGTTACTGCTGCCAGCTCGGTGATCTTTCTCTCACTGGGTGACACGTGGCCCTCCAGTAATGACAGTAGCATCACGTATGGAGTctctacattttttttcctcagccTGAAACAAATGTTTCAATAATTTAGTATTCAGCATTGTCAGGATTTCCCCTCATCCTTAGATGCTCAATAACACATCTGTGTGAAGCCCATGCAGATTTAAATAAGGCATGATTAAATAAACCTGAGGTGATATTGCTTGGATATCACATTTTATTCCATCAAATCTAATTTCTAAGATGAGTGGAAGATGgaggattacattttttaagcaGTCAGTATTTTTGTTTCACTGCTGAAAGGTTcaaatgcaaaatgaatgaaagcctATTAAAATTTGATTAAATGAAACAATAGTTATTAAAAGGTTTGTGAAAAAGATTAGAttattatttacagcagaggtcttcaacagggggtccgcggaggtactgcaggggggtcgcaacattttggttgataagacaattttcttttctttttttattaaaaaaaacatttcaacaatttttttttgtcttcagaatcaaaattgtatttattgttttgaaatacacattaacatgaatccaacatattctAGCGAACGGATAAACATACATTCAGCTGCCCACAGGAGCTCTCtaaagctgggcaccggttcactcacagcgcCTTTCgtgcaaatacgacagcacaggcaccagccaataaGATcacgtttatgctcacgtctagcGCAAAGCTCAAAGATATAAGATGGCGGACagaactccgtagaatagggggtccctgctccatctcgccatcagtttgggggtccttggcctaaaaaacgttgaagacccctgattTACAGTGTTTGTGGTTTGCTACAGCTACAAAAGTCAACTCAAAAGTTGGGGTTTCTTTGTCATTCAGCTTGTTTTTATCACCTGCCTTAAACCTTCTCTTGAACCAGGAGCAGGCTGCAATCCCCAGAACAGTCCCATTGGCTCACAGCCCACGTATGAACCTCCAACTGAATGATCCCTGGTCACTTTAGATGAGAGAGAATCACAGAGGGTAAAAGATTACTG
The Gasterosteus aculeatus chromosome 17, fGasAcu3.hap1.1, whole genome shotgun sequence DNA segment above includes these coding regions:
- the LOC120835251 gene encoding acyl-coenzyme A thioesterase 1 isoform X3, which produces MFRVNLRQSMVRQLQTIMIACMRVHRNLAYLHRAVGGVRWNSSFKPAPLLTAAPVRALIDEHISIKGCFLPPQSPITMCAQMQSDEGDHWEAFAHYNTNADGTVNLTRDHSVGGSYVGCEPMGLFWGLQPAPGSREGLRLRKKNVETPYVMLLSLLEGHVSPSERKITELAAVTTERWYMAPGVRRTEIRQDGVVGTLFLPPGPGPFPAVLDLWGMGGGLVEYRSALFASKGYASFSLAYLGHKDLPAPHNRVNVGDPYFKSAYHLLQDHRQVVADRIGIVGLSFGVYLSLRIATRAGVKPSCLVCINGPVGSTIKLTDADGRTENFENEQTHWQFDDQGCVSFKAMSLPANLSPESKVKLEDLPCPLMYIVGEDDLSASSMENANLSVPVELQTKKTVHSVGRSPRTSCCCTARRLGKDPGFHGQSPEAVNLWFI